Proteins co-encoded in one Accipiter gentilis chromosome 5, bAccGen1.1, whole genome shotgun sequence genomic window:
- the HSPB2 gene encoding heat shock protein beta-2 translates to MAARTVPHAYPMSSEYEFANPSKIYDQNFGEGVSPCEILAPALYHGYYIRPRINKQLDRGTSEISLNEHKFQVFLDVCHFLPDELTVRTVDNLLEVMGQHPQKADRHGFISREFTRTYILPLDVDPLLVRATLSHDGILSIVAPRTGKEVKARVNEVKITQQEQPEEQSEEGKGKEES, encoded by the exons ATGGCTGCACGGACTGTCCCCCATGCCTACCCCATGAGTTCGGAGTACGAGTTTGCCAACCCTAGCAAGATCTACGACCAGAACTTTGGAGAAG GTGTGTCCCCATGTGAGATTTTAGCCCCTGCCCTGTACCATGGCTACTACATCAGGCCTCGGATCAATAAGCAGCTGGATCGAGGCACCTCTGAGATCAGCCTTAATGAGCACAAATTCCAGGTGTTCCTGGATGTCTGTCACTTCCTGCCAGATGAGCTCACTGTCCGCACCGTAGACAACCTGCTGGAGGTGATGGGGCAGCACCCACAGAAGGCTGACCGGCATGGCTTCATCTCCCGAGAGTTCACCAGGACCTACATCCTCCCTCTGGATGTCGACCCATTGCTGGTGAGAGCCACATTGTCCCACGATGGCATCTTAAGCATTGTGGCTCCTCGGACGGGGAAGGAGGTGAAGGCCAGAGTCAACGAGGTGAAGATAACCCAACAGGAGCAGCCAGAAGAACAGtctgaggaaggaaaagggaaggaagagtccTAA